From one Leishmania panamensis strain MHOM/PA/94/PSC-1 chromosome 9 sequence genomic stretch:
- a CDS encoding phospholipid transporting ATPase-like protein, putative (TriTrypDB/GeneDB-style sysID: LpmP.09.0890): protein MQKAKTALGSFAATVRNTFGCANASGNVIGNDDKTNFMVGTAKDGCSSGSEQSAFVEIDLLRNGLNRQRKFPDNSIRTAKYTLLTSLPLSLLYQFHKISNLYFLLVMIITLVPGASPTNPFSSIVPLCIVLGAGILKDIWEDYKRRKADQKANEVIVYVLRARTELPSNGVTSHGSAATSSSDGGAAEAHRVKDPAKKGKVHGAHNCQQKLLRWWQDVAHVFSRPDSRTGDTMVRRSNRSHDGDGMDVLDEVEMSTDGRGCGTSKAAPTASNLRYAPVQSRGSTTPVAAAEPVVTFHPVRSCDVYPGDVMLFRLGEEVKADCLILNTSLPDGLAYVETSNLDGETNAKTRRAKIQTVEALGTVEDVVEQALGVSASDAAAVQARMSSTATGPPDAWGGSGETTAPTKVYVDCCDALGGGNTARVTDRLMNTSIEETAVTNPRRLNVPLTTTSSAALVKGAEQPVLSAKAAARNGDVMTFPTAIFESIPSLEDLSNSSSPHQHGLQTSVYQPYEEREATEHYLAGAARERSAARLYKHHVRCFSDPQQHFRHFVSPRTGGIPLSRSYAYLGVAESETLHNRADHVTPDITPKRILHQRLMTLNDRLAEEGQLPMPPQLQQLSEQYERTVHSRTNSAGGHLLPLVCTSALHETSSHVWPNDAANRTGESESVFAKDATSHPPHISGELQQKSASDPQPREGAGDGPCSPSCGCSALDRPLVAHDEPLHGSGSATAAAPGSPPASGVVLVSCPPTPDLSIWFGQLRLPTGEMVPLGIDQFIPRGCVIRNTDWVLGAAVYTGCHTKMLLNLRPKPHKITSTTRRLNHLNVFFVILNQVLMLLLCGLAIWSKHRLLRKVPGAKSDHSTWYIQWNLERYSDSFLFWWRYLTNFVLVSYLIPMSLYVTLEFNKAMQMLQIAADKRMAVFDEFTGAIKKARPKTSELNSQLGHVRYIFTDKTGTLTENLMTYVGGIVNGHTHNEMQKPGGIGLALLRRRAAHVPTSVLPSAMDPGGEPSLRHDHHHHINFSLDKEAQTLDADIEDNSVGMQGVSSLTSAEPAADKSSSGANGGSDYNTPAHPLQGVAAMMASHLVVADGDKAATRHRDNQGPAQTIAAISNSVAQGAISYILPRVLSDGGATQPCADDESARAALRHAIQEAHQHTTSSRSVPLFADGALGNGGVGSAAPGADGSGPGGFGCSPGLRNVSEAVLERDPLFCYLRAIALCHSVVCFPVDAGSGGNGREAKQAAKKDNGAPQDTKKRKRRHRHHHNQEGDSAGKRMPKRRRRSSASTVGPVPSAVHHQRSREAAHPESEVVPLSTVLSLTEISGGNFVEIPYAVPAGPGTCEDCELCTAGGANSSRSHNLPAHGHVTCASAAPLMKAASTDGRSHYQHYHHQTSATSMALLHGRTSSASWYQNRYLNRTLHSRNFSAQTINDGTGRGRQLNRGPSSGSASGCLGQAAAPAVVGGSAAASASIGITDLEQFIDRSKIYEGQSLDEIGLVNAARENGFSLFERTTRQMYVKALGRVLCYDIVAELEFTPQRKLMSILLQRRPDLDAEAVTTSLAAGTSAHYHRRAPENAAAGAVTAVGGGKSPKPFADIASRVLPDGGAASQSNKDAQLPRVQTRSPFTSFMATDVPPPLLGQSTALSSRATLPGKAEKQQETEGGNKSTDAAVTRVLLPHNAPLRPPSSGAQHLLHQSSLGEMSLYHDCLGSSTDLGFAATAGVLSSKPGKYLLLVKGADSSMIGIVNMQKRANVRAKDKMQKELDAMSQLGLRTLILGQRYLSEEEVREWLPIFNNAQCAMQDRSEKLHEAYALLERDIDIVGATAVEDKLQEEVPQTLEFCIQASIVVWMLTGDKRETAVTIAQTSGLISIGCADYVCHLDLSDILEEEALMLQQQRYKEQRQLKTNDGSLGEPSPLSESSSDAENALQLSEVSMTTRAYLSASSDTQSPQQQNTCPTQVGSTDRTFSTGSPRYETVGTSAGDRHRGAESSTTVDAAQSFLTRKCTRIEEQLRTAEDKCNEGQEVFNAHVVVIVVDGKTLDFIFEDSDRARRFFLLGSRCRSAVCCRMTPLQKAKVVRMFKRNTNAVVLAIGDGANDVSMIQESSIGVGIMGLEGSQAELASDYALPKFRFLKRLLFVHGRFSVFREAHCVVFSLYKNVIVTVGMVSYQFFVGFSGQTLIDSWLLALFSVFFCSLQPLMIGILDKDVEDELAESLPKLYPPLSREFMYFSFPYIFKWLADGLIEGLLFFFVLMYTVGVQDNLYTYMTAAIEDYGATFFTMLVLVADLRAGTLVTYYMIPFALVIGLGLILLPTIEFLYSSLNDLADSNWFVRVAHELYSTSGKFWLMLFFACGVLILFTMALNMYIQLFAPWQNAGFAMRAARRSHHRIPYTCTKESLKAEYARLLARYEELTKAQQQPKEAAVEGSNAKGTAPTVTTAPAAAAVPTTEKARVTVAR from the coding sequence ATGCAGAAGGCAAAGACCGCCCTTGGCAGCTTTGCCGCCACCGTCCGAAACACCTTTGGATGCGCGAATGCCAGCGGCAATGTCATTGGCAATGACGACAAGACGAACTTTATGGTGGGCACCGCCAAGGACGGCTGCTCATCGGGGTCTGAACAATCGGCCTTCGTAGAAATTGACCTCCTGCGCAACGGCCTCAACAGGCAGCGCAAGTTTCCTGACAACTCGATCCGCACGGCAAAGTACACGCTTCTCACCAGCTTGCCCCTCAGCCTTCTCTACCAGTTCCACAAGATCTCGAACTTGTACTTCTTGCTCGTCATGATCATCACGCTTGTGCCAGGGGCAAGCCCGACCAACCCCTTCAGCAGCATTGTACCTCTGTGCATCGTACTCGGAGCTGGCATCCTCAAAGACATCTGGGAGGATTACAAGCGACGCAAAGCAGATCAGAAAGCAAACGAAGTGATCGTCTACGTTCTGCGAGCACGCACGGAGCTGCCAAGCAACGGTGTTAccagccacggcagcgcggccactagcagcagcgacggcggtgccgcagaGGCACATCGCGTGAAGGACCCcgcaaagaaggggaaagtgCACGGTGCTCACAATTGCCAGCAGAAGCTTCTCCGCTGGTGGCAGGATGTTGCGCACGTCTTTTCGCGACCAGACAGTCGAACTGGGGACACCATGGTCAGACGCAGCAACAGGTCACACGATGGTGACGGAATGGACGTGCTGGACGAGGTAGAGATGTCCACCGACGGCCGAGGCTGCGGCACATCGAAAGCGGCCCCGACCGCATCAAACCTCCGCTACGCTCCGGTGCAGTCTCGAGGGTCGACGACtcccgtcgctgcagcggagccAGTCGTCACGTTCCATCCAGTGCGCAGCTGTGATGTGTACCCTGGCGACGTTATGCTCTTCCGCCTTGGAGAAGAAGTGAAGGCGGACTGCCTTATTTTGAACACGTCGCTGCCGGACGGGCTGGCGTACGTCGAGACATCCAACCTCGACGGCGAGACAAACGCCAAGACGCGCCGCGCTAAGATCCAGACAGTGGAGGCATTGGGAACAGTGGAGGATGTCGTGGAGCAAGCCCTCGGCGTCTCGGCAAGCGACGCGGCAGCcgtgcaggcgcgcatgAGCAGTACCGCTACCGGGCCACCAGATGCCTGGGGTGGGTCAGGCGAAACCACAGCGCCAACCAAGGTGTACGTGGACTGCTGTGACGCGCTCGGCGGCGGAAACACTGCTAGAGTCACGGATCGGTTGATGAACACATCAATAGAAGAGACAGCGGTGACGAACCCCAGGCGCCTCAATGTCCCACTGACCACCACCTCGTCCGCCGCTCTTGTCAAGGGTGCGGAGCAGCCGGTTCTCTCCGCGAAGGCCGCGGCTCGCAACGGCGATGTCATGACCTTCCCCACCGCCATCTTTGAGTCAATCCCCTCACTTGAGGACTTGAGCAACTCCTCGTCACCGCACCAGCATGGCTTGCAGACGTCGGTGTACCAACCGTACGAAGAGCGAGAAGCGACCGAGCACTACTTAGCCGGAGCggcaagggagagaagtgCCGCACGCCTCTACAAGCATCATgtccgctgcttctctgaTCCACAGCAGCACTTCCGGCACTTTGTCAGTCCCCGCACCGGTGGCATCCCGCTCTCTCGCAGCTACGCGTACTTGGGTGTCGCGGAGTCGGAAACCCTCCACAACAGGGCTGACCATGTCACGCCAGACATCACACCAAAACGCATTCTGCACCAACGACTCATGACCCTGAATGACCGACTCGCCGAAGAAGGGCAGCTGCCGATGCCACCCCAGCTTCAACAGCTCTCTGAGCAGTACGAGCGCACCGTGCACAGTCGTACGAACAGCGCAGGTGGGCATCTGTTGCCTCTGGTATGCACGAGCGCTCTGCATGAGACCTCCTCGCACGTGTGGCCTAACGACGCAGCGAATCGCACGGGCGAGAGCGAGTCTGTGTTCGCCAAGGACGCCACCAGCCATCCTCCTCACATCAGCGGTGAGTTGCAACAAAAAAGCGCGTCGGACCCGCAACCACGCGAGGGTGCAGGAGACGGCCCCTGTAGTCCGTCGTGTGGCTGCTCGGCGCTCGACAGGCCTCTAGTGGCTCATGACGAGCCGCTCCACGGTAGCGgtagcgccactgccgcagccccAGGCAGCCCGCCGGCTTCCGGCGTGGTGCTCGTCTCCTGCCCCCCTACCCCGGACCTTTCGATATGGTTTGGCCAACTGCGTCTGCCAACGGGTGAGATGGTGCCGCTTGGCATCGACCAGTTCATCCCACGTGGGTGTGTCATCCGCAACACGGACTGGGTTCTTGGTGCGGCAGTGTACACAGGCTGCCACACAAAGATGCTGCTGAACCTTCGGCCAAAGCCACACAAGATCACTAGCACGACACGTCGCTTGAACCACCTGAACGTGTTTTTCGTTATACTGAACCAGGTGTTGATGTTACTGCTCTGCGGGCTGGCCATCTGGAGTAagcaccgcctgctgcgcaaggTGCCTGGTGCGAAGTCAGATCACTCAACCTGGTACATCCAGTGGAACCTGGAGCGCTACTCGgactcctttctcttttggtGGCGCTACCTGACAAATTTTGTGCTGGTGAGCTACCTCATTCCCATGTCGCTCTACGTCACCCTGGAGTTCAACAAGGCCATGCAGATGCTCCAGATCGCGGCGGACAAACGCATGGCTGTCTTCGACGAGTTCACCGGCGCCATCAAAAAAGCGCGGCCCAAGACCTCCGAACTGAACTCCCAACTCGGCCACGTGCGCTACATCTTCACAGACAAGACGGGAACGTTGACGGAGAACCTCATGACGTACGTTGGCGGTATCGTGAacgggcacacgcacaacgaGATGCAAAAGCCTGGAGGCATCGGCCTTGCACTTCTTCGCCGTAGAGCTGCACACGTCCCAACCAGCGTCCTTCCTAGCGCCATGGACCCAGGCGGTGAGCCGTCGTTGCGCCatgaccaccaccaccacatcaaCTTTTCCCTCGACAAAGAGGCACAAACTCTCGACGCTGACATCGAAGACAATTCGGTGGGTATGCAAGGCGTCAGctccctcacctctgcgGAGCCTGCCGCAGACAAGAGCAGCTCTGGTGCGAATGGCGGCAGTGACTACAACACCCCCGCTCACCCCCTCCAGGGCGTGgcagcgatgatggcgaGTCACTTAGTTGTTGCCGACGGTGACaaggcggcgacgcggcacCGCGACAATCAGGGACCCGCACAGACAATCGCAGCCATCAGCAACTCTGTCGCACAGGGTGCCATCTCGTATATCTTACCGCGTGTCCTtagcgacggcggtgcgaCGCAACCCTGTGCAGACGACGAAAGTGCTAGGGCTGCGTTGCGTCACGCCATACAGGaagcgcaccagcacaccacctcctcccgcaGCGTCCCCCTCTTCGCCGACGGCGCTCTCGGCAACGGTGGCGTTGGTAGCGCGGCACCTGGAGCGGATGGTAGTGGACCTGGCGGTTTCGGCTGCTCGCCCGGGCTGCGTAACGTCAGCGAAGCCGTGCTGGAGCGCGACCCGCTTTTTTGCTACCTGCGCGCCATCGCCCTGTGCCACTCTGTCGTGTGCTTTCCAGTGGACGCAGGCAGTGGTGGTAATGGTAGGGAAGCGAAGCAGGCAGCGAAGAAGGATAACGGTGCACCACAGGACACGAAAAAACGCaagcgccgtcaccgccaccaccacaaccaGGAGGGAGACAGCGCAGGCAAGCGTATGCCGAAGCGACGTCGTCGTAGCAGCGCTTCCACCGTCGGCCCCGTTCCCTCGGCAGTGCATCATCAGCGCAGCCGCGAGGCTGCCCATCCGGAATCAGAGGTagtccctctctccaccgtgTTGTCCCTCACCGAGATTTCAGGAGGTAACTTCGTTGAGATCCCCTACGCTGTTCCCGCCGGCCCCGGGACATGTGAAGACTGTGAATTGTGCACAGCTGGTGGtgccaacagcagcaggagtcACAACCTGCCGGCTCACGGCCACGTCacctgcgccagcgctgcacccTTGATGAAGGCGGCGAGTACGGATGGTAGAAGCCATTATCAGCACTATCATCATCAGACAAGCGCGACCAGCATGGCCCTGCTGCACGGCCGCACGAGTAGCGCGAGTTGGTACCAGAACCGTTACCTCAATCGCACTCTACATAGTCGCAACTTCAGTGCCCAGACGATCAACGATGGCACAGGGCGCGGACGGCAGCTGAACCGGGGGCCctcgagcggcagcgctagTGGGTGTCTGGGACAGGCAGCTGCCCCCGCGGTGGTGGGcggttcagcagcagcatcagcctCAATAGGGATCACCGATCTCGAGCAGTTTATTGACCGCAGCAAAATTTACGAGGGTCAGTCGCTGGACGAGATCGGCTTAGTGAACGCAGCACGTGAGAACGGGTTCTCACTCTTCGAGCGGACGACGAGGCAGATGTATGTGAAGGCGCTCGGCCGCGTCCTGTGCTACGACATCGTCGCAGAGCTCGAGTTCACGCCGCAGCGCAAGCTGATGAGCATTTTACTGCAACGACGGCCTGACCTGGACGCCGAGGCCGTGACAACATCTCTGGCTGCGGGCACAAGCGCGCACTACCACCGCAGAGCACCAGAgaacgccgctgccggcgcagtAACAGCAGTAGGAGGGGGCAAGTCGCCCAAGCCGTTCGCGGACATCGCCTCACGTGTATTGCCTGATGGGGGCGCCGCATCGCAGTCCAACAAGGATGCGCAGTTGCCCCGAGTGCAGACGAGATcgcccttcacctctttcaTGGCGACTGatgtgccgccaccgctgctgggcCAATCCACTGCCCTGTCCAGTAGGGCTACGCTCCCGGGTAAAGCAGAAAAGCAGCAGGAGACGGAAGGTGGCAACAAGAGCACCGACGCAGCAGTCACGAGAGTACTTCTGCCACACAACGCCCCGTTGCGCCCGCCGTCCAGCGGCGCTCAGCACCTGCTTCATCAATCATCTTTAGGCGAGATGTCGCTCTACCACGACTGTCTCGGGAGCAGCACGGATTTGGGGTTCGCTGCGACAGCAGGCGTACTGTCCTCGAAACCAGGGAAGTATCTGCTGCTCGTCAAAGGTGCGGATAGCAGCATGATAGGGATCGTAAACATGCAGAAGCGCGCTAACGTGCGGGCGAAGGATAAGATGCAGAAGGAGCTGGACGCGATGTCTCAGCTAGGTCTGCGCACCCTCATCCTCGGCCAGCGCTACCtgagcgaggaagaggtgcgtgAGTGGCTGCCGATCTTCAACAATGCTCAGTGTGCGATGCAGGACCGCAGCGAGAAGCTGCACGAAGCATACGCGCTCTTGGAGAGGGACATCGACATCGttggcgccaccgcggtggAGGAcaagctgcaggaggaggtgccgCAGACACTGGAGTTTTGCATTCAGGCATCCATTGTGGTGTGGATGCTGACAGGCGACAAGCGGGAGACGGCCGTCACCATCGCCCAAACAAGCGGTCTTATCAGCATTGGCTGCGCTGACTATGTGTGCCACCTCGACCTGTCTGACATtctggaggaagaggcgttgatgctgcagcagcagaggtaTAAAGAGCAGCGTCAACTCAAGACCAACGATGGCAGTCTCGGTGAgccatcgccgctgtcaGAGAGCTCGTCAGATGCGGAAAATGCCTTGCAGTTGTCAGAGGTCAGCATGACAACCCGGGCATACCTGAGCGCGTCGTCCGACACGCagtcaccgcagcagcagaacacGTGCCCAACGCAGGTGGGCAGCACCGaccgcaccttctccactggAAGTCCGCGGTACGAAACGGTGGGCACAAGTGCAGGCGATAGACACAGAGGCGCTGAGTCGAGCACCACAGTCGACGCGGCGCAGAGCTTCCTAACGCGCAAATGCACCCGcatcgaggagcagctcagGACGGCCGAGGATAAGTGCAACGAAGGGCAGGAGGTGTTTAACGCtcacgtcgtcgtcattgtGGTGGACGGTAAGACCCTGGACTTCATTTTTGAGGACAGCGACCGTGCGCgccgcttcttcctccttggtagtcgctgccgcagcgccgtgtgCTGTCGCATGACCCCACTCCAGAAGGCGAAGGTTGTGCGGATGTTCAAGCGCAACACCAACGCTGTGGTGCTCGCCATCGGTGACGGCGCCAATGACGTGTCCATGATCCAGGAGAGCAGCATCGGCGTCGGCATCATGGGCTTGGAAGGGTCgcaggcggagctggcgaGCGATTACGCCCTCCCAAAGTTCCGCTTCTTGAAGCGGCTACTCTTCGTCCACGGCCGCTTCTCCGTCTTCCGCGAGGCGCACTGCGTCGTCTTCTCGCTGTACAAGAATGTGATCGTGACGGTGGGGATGGTGAGCTACCAATTCTTTGTTGGCTTCTCAGGTCAGACGCTGATAGACTCATGGCTGCTGGCTCTGTTCAgcgtcttcttctgctctctgcAACCACTGATGATTGGCATTCTGGATAAGGACGTCGAAGATGAGCTGGCCGAGTCCCTGCCGAAGCTCTACCCGCCACTGTCGCGCGAATTTATGTACTTCTCCTTCCCGTACATCTTCAAGTGGCTGGCCGACGGTCTCATCGAgggcctcctcttcttcttcgtcctcATGTACACGGTCGGCGTGCAGGACAATCTGTACACGTACATGACCGCCGCCATCGAGGATTACGGCGCCACCTTCTTCACGATGCTCGTCCTTGTCGCCGACCTCCGCGCCGGCACGCTGGTGACGTACTACATGATTCCCTTCGCGCTCGTCATCGGGCTGGGGCTCATCCTCCTGCCGACCATCGAGTTCTTGTACTCCTCCTTAAACGACCTCGCCGACAGCAACTGGTTTGTGCGGGTGGCGCATGAGCTGTACAGCACGTCTGGTAAGTTCTGGCTGAtgctcttctttgcctgcGGAGTGCTCATCCTCTTCACCATGGCGTTGAACATGTACATACAACTGTTCGCGCCGTGGCAGAATGCCGGCTTCGCCATGCGCGCTGCCAGAAGATCGCATCATCGCATCCCGTACACGTGCACCAAGGAGAGCCTGAAGGCAGAGTACGCGCGCCTGCTTGCCCGGTACGAGGAACTGACCAaggcgcagcaacagccaaaGGAGGCGGCTGTGGAGGGCAGCAACGCCAAAGGCACGGCCCCAACGGTGACAAcggcaccagctgctgctgctgtcccaACTACCGAAAAAGCTAGGGTGACTGTAGCACGGTGA
- a CDS encoding calmodulin, putative (TriTrypDB/GeneDB-style sysID: LpmP.09.0920): MADQLSNEQISEFKEAFSLFDKDGDGTITTKELGTVMRSLGQNPTEAELQDMINEVDQDGSGTIDFPEFLTLMARKMQDSDSEEEIKEAFRVFDKDGNGFISAAELRHVMTNLGEKLTDEEVDEMIREADVDGDGQINYEEFVKMMMSK; encoded by the coding sequence ATGGCGGATCAGCTGTCCAACGAGCAGATCTCCGAGTTCAAGGAggccttttccctctttgacaaggacggcgacggcaccatcaccaccaagGAGCTCGGCACCGTCATGCGCTCGCTCGGCCAGAACCCCaccgaggcggagctgcaggacatGATCAACGAGGTGGACcaggacggcagcggcaccatcgACTTCCCCGAGTTCCTGACGCTGATGGCGCGCAAGATGCAGGACTCCGactcggaggaggagatcaaGGAGGCGTTCCGCGTGTTCGACAAGGATGGCAACGGCTTCATCtccgctgcggagctgcgccacgtcaTGACCAACCTCGGCGAGAAGCTcacggacgaggaggtggacgaGATGATCCGCGAGGCCGACGTGGACGGTGACGGCCAGATCAACTACGAGGAGTTCGTTAAGATGATGATGAGCAAGTag
- a CDS encoding calmodulin, putative (TriTrypDB/GeneDB-style sysID: LpmP.09.0930) gives MADQLSNEQISEFKEAFSLFDKDGDGTITTKELGTVMRSLGQNPTEAELQDMINEVDQDGSGTIDFPEFLTLMARKMQDSDSEEEIKEAFRVFDKDGNGFISAAELRHVMTNLGEKLTDEEVDEMIREADVDGDGQINYEEFVKMMMSK, from the coding sequence ATGGCGGATCAGCTGTCCAACGAGCAGATCTCCGAGTTCAAGGAggccttttccctctttgacaaggacggcgacggcaccatcaccaccaagGAGCTCGGCACCGTCATGCGCTCGCTCGGCCAGAACCCCaccgaggcggagctgcaggacatGATCAACGAGGTGGACcaggacggcagcggcaccatcgACTTCCCCGAGTTCCTGACGCTGATGGCGCGCAAGATGCAGGACTCCGactcggaggaggagatcaaGGAGGCGTTCCGCGTGTTCGACAAGGATGGCAACGGCTTCATCtccgctgcggagctgcgccacgtcaTGACCAACCTCGGCGAGAAGCTcacggacgaggaggtggacgaGATGATCCGCGAGGCCGACGTGGACGGTGACGGCCAGATCAACTACGAGGAGTTCGTTAAGATGATGATGAGCAAGTAG
- a CDS encoding ef-hand protein 5, putative (TriTrypDB/GeneDB-style sysID: LpmP.09.0910): MSSSKASPTSLSQQQLSSVRHPGISGFSSAIYRGALNHSASAELQEGYRILTNGQKASIISDKELYRAFHNCGLHTTEEEVNDLLRIVHQDEHALGLEFSEFMMLMTKEIDEQSMEEMRRAFRLLDQNNTGTITKKQFTELFVSAGEHSSAEELEELMLLAETSEESEVVDYNKLVNELAIRLNKM; this comes from the coding sequence ATGAGCAGCTCTAAAGCATCACCAACGAGTCtatctcagcagcagctgagtaGTGTGCGTCATCCCGGCATCTCCggcttctccagcgccatCTACCGCGGTGCGCTGAACCACAGCGCctcggcagagctgcaggagggctATCGCATCTTGACGAATGGCCAAAAGGCAAGCATTATTAGCGACAAGGAACTCTACAGGGCGTTCCACAACTGCGGCCTGCACACAACCGAAGAGGAAGTAAACGATCTGCTCCGCATCGTGCACCAAGATGAGCACGCTCTCGGGCTGGAATTTTCGGAGTTCATGATGCTGATGACGAAGGAAATCGATGAGCAGTcgatggaggagatgcggcgCGCCTTCCGCTTGCTTGACCAAAATAATACTGGAACCATCACCAAGAAGCAGTTCACTGAGCTCTTCGTTTCCGCCGgggagcacagcagcgccgaggagCTAGAAGagctgatgctgctggcCGAGACGTCAGAGGAgtcggaggtggtggactACAACAAGCTCGTTAACGAGCTCGCCATCCGACTGAACAAGATGTAG